A window from Candidatus Epulonipiscium sp. encodes these proteins:
- a CDS encoding type III pantothenate kinase produces MILAIDVGNTNIVLGAYEKEKLIAYWRMTTHAYKSADELGMFIYDLLQHNDVDTRKVEQVVIASVVPDIMYSLEHGIRKYLKVNPLIVGPGIKTGLNIRIDNPKELGADRIANAVATLSLYGGPAIVIDFGTATTFDIICESGSYVGGVISPGLSISADALWQRAAKLPKVEIQKPEKIIGKNTVDSMQAGLVYGYIGQIDYIIKRIKKEMKAPKVKVIATGGLAKVIAPESKTIEEVNGLLTLQGLKIICEKNK; encoded by the coding sequence TATTAGCTATTGATGTCGGTAATACAAATATTGTATTAGGAGCTTATGAAAAGGAAAAACTAATTGCTTATTGGAGAATGACAACCCATGCCTATAAATCTGCCGATGAATTAGGGATGTTTATATACGATTTATTACAGCATAATGATGTAGATACAAGAAAGGTAGAGCAGGTGGTAATTGCATCGGTAGTCCCAGATATTATGTATTCCCTAGAACACGGAATAAGAAAGTACCTCAAAGTTAATCCCTTAATAGTAGGACCAGGGATTAAAACTGGTTTGAATATTAGAATAGATAACCCCAAGGAACTAGGAGCTGATAGGATTGCAAATGCAGTGGCAACTCTTTCACTTTATGGTGGGCCTGCTATTGTCATTGATTTTGGAACGGCAACTACTTTTGATATAATTTGTGAAAGCGGGAGCTATGTAGGTGGTGTCATTTCCCCAGGTCTTAGTATTTCTGCCGATGCCCTATGGCAAAGGGCAGCAAAACTACCTAAGGTTGAGATTCAAAAACCAGAAAAAATTATAGGTAAAAATACTGTAGATAGCATGCAAGCAGGTCTTGTATATGGATATATAGGACAAATCGATTATATTATAAAACGCATTAAGAAAGAAATGAAGGCACCAAAGGTTAAAGTTATTGCCACTGGAGGATTAGCTAAGGTTATAGCCCCAGAATCTAAGACTATAGAAGAGGTTAATGGATTATTGACCCTACAAGGACTTAAAATTATCTGTGAAAAAAATAAGTAG